Part of the Micromonospora rhizosphaerae genome is shown below.
GAGCGAGGTGACCCGCAGCCGCGGCTGGTGTTCCAGCCAGTGCCTGAGCCCCAAACAGGCAAGGTGCGGATTCACCTCGACATCTCCGTCGACGACATCGACGAGGCCATGACGGCCGTCATCAATCTCGGTGGCCGGTTCACCGGTGAGCGGCACGACTACGAGGAGGGTGTGGTCGTCGTCATGGCCGACCCGGAGGACCACGAGTTCTGCCTGGTCAAGTACTACGGCTAACGGCGGCGCGCGGACGCACGCCGATCGGAAGAAGCGTGCGTCGGGCCACTGGTGGGCCATTCGACCTCACGGTGTGTCATGGTGAGCCGGGGTGGGCCCGATAGCGGGTGACGGCGTGAGGCCCGGCGACCCGCCACGTCCACGACGCCGTGGTGCAGTGCGTGTCGGCCGATGCCAGACACCTGAGTGGGACGCCTCCTGACCGGGCGCCACCCGAAGGAACTCGAATGTCCGACCGTGGAACAGCACCTGTTTCTCCGCCCATGTCGGACCTGATCGGCCGGCTGGTACTGACCCGGCGGGTGC
Proteins encoded:
- a CDS encoding VOC family protein; amino-acid sequence: MANVWSGVTIDCLDPERVARFWSALLGREPGPSQEGWVYLGERGDPQPRLVFQPVPEPQTGKVRIHLDISVDDIDEAMTAVINLGGRFTGERHDYEEGVVVVMADPEDHEFCLVKYYG